AACAGACCTTTACACGTTATAAAATCAATCAAACCaaacatttttttttgaaactcAAACACCCCTACTGGCCATTGCGCGTGCGTTCCACGGCCAGACGTGGTAGGACGGGCGCATCCACGTGACCACCCTCCGCGCCACGGGTGCCCGTGCCTCCTCCGTTCTCCACTCCAACCCCCCAAACGAACCGGACcgagcggccgccgccgccgccttccctcCTCTTCCTTTTCGTCTCTGACTTTTTCTCCAAGCtcatctccctccctccctccctccccccgATCTTGGGAGAGAGCGAAGCATGTCCTGGCGGTGGGCTCTCGCGCGCCGCGTCGCCGCGCTGGCCGCCGGGAGCGGGGCCagcggcgcggcccaggcgcagAGGCTCCTGACGACCTcgtccggcgccggcgccgccctccTCGGGCGGCAGCACCTGCCCCTCGCCTCCCAGATTCGGAGCAAGGTCCACTCCCCCTCCCAGCCCTCATCTGGTCGGTTGCGTCGGCGCGGGTGCCCGGTTACGGCCGCGCTGCCACTGCCCGCGATGTGTTTGCGTTTATGCCGACACGTGCGAGGTCCCCCGAGAAATCGTGCAGTGCTCATGATCGCAATCAAACTAGCTTGCACTAATCGAATTTTGCTAAGCTGATGGTTTATGTTAATCAGCACGAATAGTACTATCTGGTCGTCCGGTTAGCCTAGTAACAATGGTACCGGTTGGTGCCGCATATTGCTGTAGCTTTCAGTGGATTTGCCTTTTATGCCATACTGAAAAGCTCTGTGCCTTTGGTATGGTTTAGTAGGTGGTGGGTTGTAGAGGAGCTGCTTTCATGAGCTCCAGATGGCTACATGATGCTCAGTACCAGGTTCGCCAGGATGGGGATTCAAGGTCTCAGGTACTCAAAACCACCTTATTGCCCCCGAAATATTTGTTTTCTGTGCCTTGTTAAGTACGAACGATCTGTAGGTACTTTTTTCTATATCAAGACAAGGGATAAGATACTGTTACAAGTAAAGTATGAAGTAATGATTGACTTTAGAAAACGCACGAAGTTAGTATCATGACCAAAACATGTCTACCAACCTAACAAGGATACAAATACTGGGCTTTTCAGGGCCCCACCACGAAACATATTTCTAATTCCACCACATGATACCCTGCTAATCGGCTGCTCCTTGTTTTGCTTCATTAAGGTGTCAAATGTTTTGCACCTTGTTTTTCTTACACCTTGTGAAGCATTCTGGTCATTTTTTGCTTATAGTGGCTTATTGGTTGAATTACTACATGCATAGGCTCTGAGCAAGATTACATGCCACAtatcatttattttattaaagATATGCCACGTAATCATCTCCAAATCAACTAAAACATGGTACAGCGGATAAAAATGTCCTTCAGTTTTTAGTTCATCAAAAACTTGTTGCGCAGATAGGTCTCAGGAAAGAGGAAACCTTTTTTAGTGTGAACTTATTAAGACAATGGCGCATAATTTACAGATCATTGCAAACTTGAAGAAGAGGAACTGTTTTACTTTTTTTTCTATTCGTGGAAACTGTATTTGGTGTTCCTGGTCCTTGGCCTTTTCAAGTAGCTGGCAATTTATCATTCTGTTGTGTGGACATGAATAAAGTTTCATTCAGATGGCATTTGTGTTTCCAACAATAAAATCGTTCTATTCTGTACCATCACTTAGCCTTTTTTAGCTTTCTACATGGGAAACTAATACTGCAAAACATAATATATTTCTTATTTCTTGGTTTTAAGATAGTCTGAAGAGTCTAAATTTTCTCATGCTCTCAGGAACACAGAGATCCATTTGAATTAGTCGCCGATGATCTATCACTCGTTGCAGATAGATTACGATCCATGGTGGCTGCTGAGGTCAGTAAGAAATTGGTCCCGCTCATAGAAAATTATCTTTGTAGTTCTCCAAGCTGCTACATAGCAGGATGTTTTGATGCTTCATTGATCTCACGATCACCAAAATTGTCATTTTCTATCACCCCGAACTTACTTCAGAGTGGGCACTACTTTTTTTGTTTTTCAGGTCCCTAAACTGGCATCAGCAGCTGAGTACTTTTTCAAAGTGGGAGCTGAGGGGAAAAAATTCCGACCTACAGTAACATCTCAATTCTGCTTTTCATGAACCAGTGGCTACAGTATCATTTCATTTATCTTTGTTGTTTTTAATGCTGTAATCTGTATTGGCAGGTTTTGTTACTGATGGCTTCAGCTCTCAAATTCCCCCTGTCAGAATCAACAGAAGGCGGAGTTCTCAGTATCTTAGCGGATAAACTCCGCGCACCCCATCTGAACATTGCAGAGATAACCGAGATGATTCATGTTAGTATTGTATTGTGTCTGTCCTTTAGAGAAGACACTGCTATATTTCTCAAGTTGTTACCTATCACAGGTTGCAAGCCTTCTGCATGATGATGTTCTAGATGATGCTGATACTAGGCGTGGTGTCAGTTCGTTGAATCTTGTTATGGGGAACAAGGTATTGTAATCTGTTATCGTAGTAACCACATATGTAGTACATTTACTGAATCTCAATTGTATCTTTGCACTGGGAATACAAGTCACTTAAATAGTTCACAGTTCATAATAAAAACCTATGAGAGCTTTACCTTACAGTAAACTGGTATGCATTAGTGTCAAGGGTCCAGGCAAATAAAGGCTTCTTCTGTTGGTTTCAGCTTAATGTGAATTATATTGGAAATTTTGAGAAAAAGGCATTAAATTAGCTGGTATTTTTTGTCCTCAAGTTACCACAAGCACTGTTCTGATGTTACAGCATTACAGGGATAGAAAATTTTATATTTGTTTTCGCAACTGCTTCCTTTGTGTTACTCTACTTCTAAAATGGAGAATCTTATACATTTGAGATATTTGACATCAGTATTCCTCATTTGTTTTGCCTGCAGCTCTCTGTATTGGCAGGCGACTTCCTCCTGTCTAGAGCATGTGTGGCACTTGCAGCACTTGGGAACACAGAGGTAAATACATGGTATCATTCATTTCATTATAGCAATCACAAGAATATGTTATATGCATAGTTCAGGTGACTCATTGTATCAGTTGTTACCATGGATGTTTAGTCGTTTGACCCATCCATTCACATGTCTATACCTCTCATTAATGCTGATCTTAAATTGCAATTCCTTGCCTCTTCGGTATCAGTAGCAGCATTACTGTGTTTAGCCAATGCTCTAGTTCTAGAGTAACCCTTGTAACTGTAGTGGCCACTTCCTCTTTTCTTGCTTGTTGTCTGTGATACCAACCGGTCTATCGACATTGTGCAGGTGGTATCCCTAATGGCAACTGCTGTAGAACATCTAGTTACTGGTGAAACTATGCAGATCTCAACAAGCAGAGAGCAACGACGAAGGTTTAATATTTTCCCTCGCGTGCACTTTGTTGCTCTAGTCAGATGTAACATATATTCAAAGAGTTGGAGAGTGAAATTCTTGCAATGTTATTTTGAATTACATTCTCCGTTCGATCTGTTGTCTTTGCTAATTAGTTCTGGCATGGATTCCAAAATATCTGCAGCATGGAATACTACCTGCAGAAGACGTACTACAAAACAGCATCACTGATATCAAATAGTTGCAAGGCTGTTGCTGTTCTCGCGGGGCACACTGCTGAGGTCTCGATGCTTGCGTACGAATATGGTCGAAACTTGGTCTGTAACATTTTACATTTCCCTTCATATTTTCCTGGAATAACCTCCTAAGCTAATCCTGAAAATATTGGCAGCTTAGCTAATTTGGAATCCATGCAGGGTTTGGCGTTCCAGTTGATTGATGATGTTCTAGATTTCACTGGCACATCCGCATCCCTTGGGAAGGGTTCATTGTCTGATATTCGCCATGTAATATTAACTGTTCCCAATTTTTGTTATATTCAGTTTCCTCTGCAGCGACTGAACATGTTCCCTTTTCTATCATCTGAAATCGGATTACTCATCATCTTTTACTTAGTCATATTATGTCATAATATTTTGGATAAGGGAAAACTATATAAGCTTTGCTGTCTGGTGTTAATAATGTTTTATTAGTGGATACTGCATTCTGCCCAACACAATCCATTTTGCTGAAACTTTTTATTATAATATCTTGGACACGCCACTCACATGACAGACGTCTCACACCAAAATTTGAAGGTTAACAGGATTATTGCTTTTGGTAGGGCAAGAATTTTCGGTGACTGTATTTTTGTTGACATGTCAATTTTGCATTCAGAACCGGGTAGAAATAATTATTGCTATATTGAATAAGAAGGATATGGCCAGCCTTGAGTAATGCTGTATGTCTATGTGGTAAAGCTACTGAAATTAGATGTAATGGTTAAGCAAGAGCTGTTGTATCCGCTAAATTACAACTTTGATAGTTAACTAGGACCACATGCATAGTGATTCTCTCATTCATTCTCATGTTAATGTTGTGTATCATGTGATGGCTTTCATGTTGCAGGGAATCATTACTGCCCCAATTCTATATGCAATGGAGGAATTCCCGCAACTACATGAAGTTGTTGACAGCGGTTTCGACAATCCTGCAAATGTTGAACTTGTGAGTAACTATTTCAGTTGGAGAACAGGCTTGCTCTTTTTCACTGTTCATTTACCTATAGGGTAAACATTGGGCCATAATATATCATATGTAACATTTTATTTCTTATCATGCTATTGTTGCATGAACACAATTTTTCTAGTGAAGAACACATTTATACAGGTTAAAATACCAATGATAAAACTGTACGGCATGCAGCTCACGTACGTAATTTGAGAAAATTGAACTGTATTTCCATGGTTATAATTTAGGTGTGCTAAGTGGGTACCAGGTGTTCAGACAAACTTGACTAGTTTAGCTGGATATTGAGGACCACATAGCTCATTATAGACTTCAAGCTCCAAATGTTGCCTTCTCCAGATCTTATTGACAATTAAGCCACATGTTCAGCAATTAATTCTTGCATTTAACATCAGATCCTTGCACACTTGAAATATGCATGTACTCTGTAATCTCACAGTAACACGGATGGAGAAACCGTAAACTTATATGGTCTACTTTTGTGCAAATTGCAGGCCCTTGACTATCTCCAGAAGAGCCGTGGAATTGAAAGGACGAAAGAGCTTGCACGGGAACACGCTAACCGTGCAATCAAAGCTATAGAAGCCCTTCCGGATAGTGACGACGAGGATGTTCTGACTTCAAGACGCGCTCTTATTGACATAACAGAGAGAGTCATCACAAGGACAAAGTAGCAAGTGTTTGGCATTCCCAAGGTGAATGGAAAGCTGAACCTCGCCACAGGCCAAGTATCCCACTTGGAAGATTTTGTATACTCCGGTTCATTGCATTCTTTTCACAGCACAAGTTTAGGACCTGCATTTCTCAGAGCTGTAGTGGGTTTTTTCTACAAGTGGCAGCAAAATATGTATATCACTGATTGCAATGATCACAAGATATTATGTGGACATATAATTGGGAGCACTGAACCCAATATACGAGAAGAATGGATTGTTGACTCCTGTCAAGACTCAAGTCTACCACATTAGCATCGTTAACCATTCCCTCTGCAAATTTTGGTTTgcctttttcttttctgaagAGTATCGGAGAGGGCGCTAGGAGCTGACTGTTGGATTGAAATCGTTGGTTTCTTTTCACGTCGTTTTTGGAAATAAACTCTTTGGCCATGTTTTGGTATGTTGTATATGTTCATGTTTTATCCACATTTTGACACCTTTTATGTTTGTGTTCGATACAGTGTGCACACTGAATGTATTCAATCTTCCATAATGAATGAAGCATTACAAAATATATTGGTCATGGTCTCTAGGAGCCTAAATATTGCATGATTTATACATTGGCACACCATGCATGGATCGATGGACCATCAAAGAATTGGACGCTGCTGAGAGCCATAGCATCTTGAGGATCTGATCCTGACCGTCGAACTACCTGGCTTGGCTCCAGAATCTCTCTTTCGCCCATGCGATCGCCTCGTCCaccgcggcggcgccgacgcTATCGATGTCGTCGCCGTCGTCCATCAGCAGCGGCGCCCGCTCCCGGACCTCCATCACCACCTCCTCCAGCCGCCGCGGCGTCCTCGCCAGCGGGTTGGTGAAGAGTGACGACGACGTGGCCGACGGCGGCGAGTAGTAGTACCCGTAGTCGGCGCCGGAGTAGTCGGTGATGGTGGTCTCGGCGGCCGGTgaccgcgcgccgcccgtctGCCGGAAGCTGGGCGCGTTGCTGCTGGTCTCCGGGTTCGACGTGAAGCAGCAGAAGTTGCTGCTCCCgcgctggtggcggcggcggtgcgcggccGCCGAGCCGTCCGCGGCTCTGCTGTGGTTCGATCTGCCGGCCTTGGCCTCACCGTAGTAGTAGCGGGCCGCCGGGTACGCGGCCGTCGAGCACGTGAAGCTGCTCTGGTACTCCCCTATCGTCGACGTCGATGACGGCGGCGACGAGTCGTACCGCCGCGAAGGGATCGTCACCGGCCTGCCAGAAACGGCAAGATCATGTTAGCGCCGGTGATCACTGATGCATATGCATGACGCATTTTTCACGTGTTTCTCCTGCTAGGCACGACTGCCAGTCAGTGAGCTCCTACCTGAGCCTCGAAGTGAATGAGGAGAGCGTGGCGTCGGCGCGGCTGCCGGTGGCCACCGGCCGGCAGAAGCCCGATGGCAGCTCGTCGGAGCTGACCGCCGACGACGACTTCGACTTGGACCTCGACCTCGACCTTACGTGACGACGACGGGCGCCGAAGATGTCGTCAAAGAAGCCCTGCTCCGTGGGCACGGCAGCCGCGCGTCCGTCGGCGTacggccggcggcagaaggcCTCGGCGCCTCCGTAGTTCATGTACTGGTGGCCCGCCGGGGAGTGGTAGtcggccgcctcgccgccgaaGCTGCGGAGGAGCACGGTGCGCGGCGGCCCGCCGTACACGTCCCGGAAGTCGTCCGGCGCCAGGCCCtggtggccgccgccggcgtgctGCTGGTCCGACGACCGCTGCCGCGGCAGCACCGAGCCCATCGTGCACCTCCACGACTCGtccatctatcctctctccaCGACAGCTAAGCGTGTGCCTCTGGCTTATGCGTGAGAGCTTTGTTGTGAGAAGAGAGATGGTGATCTTTATACAAAGGAGACCGAGGCCAAGCAGGAAAGCTTGATGCTTTTGGCTCGTCAGATGCATGTGTATATATACTAGCTCATTCAGACAGCAGCATTGCTTGCAGGTACAGAAACAGTACGAACAAGTACTGTTGGCATCGATCAAATTGCACATGTTGATCGATCTCCAACTAATTTTGCTGTCTAGAAGTTAAACTGATTCTGTAACTAATGTTTTTGCCTCTGCTGAAGTGTTAGTATTTTCCAATAGTGTATACATAAACATGGCTGAGTGTAGCCAGTCAATCTTTGCTACCTGCATGATTAAGCACTCAACTCACCATAATCATGTGTAACAGCTTGCTAATCCTAGCACATGAAGAAGCTGCTGGTTCATATGTTTATACTACCATGAATACTGGCTTTAGAGTTGGTTACAACATTGCTTGTGTGGCTAGCAGGTTAATTGACAGGTTTAGTTTTCTGTTGCTTCGCTGTTGATGTGGTATGGGATAAGATAGTTAGATGAATGATGTATGCAACAGGGGAGTAACCAATGGATTGATTGGTAATAACTTTTGGAGGGGAGGAGGCATGTGATATGGGATGATTGTGTTGTGCCACCCTCTTTCCAGACACAGCATCATGGTGGTTGATCCATGGCCTCATTCTTCCAATATCCTCACTCTTCTCATATTAAGAAAACAATCCCCCTTTTCCACTTCACACTACTACCCCCTTTTGTTTcctttttgtttttttattGTTGTTTATTTTGGTGCTTTGCCCTGTTGCACTCGACTATGTGATCACTAGGACACTAGGATTAGAATTTAAGTGTGATACCAAATAATTACCCATTTGAAAGCTTAACAGTCCAGGACCAATCCAGTGTTCATGGAAAAGGTCCCGGCCGGCAGAGACAGATCAAAGTGACTAATTACTCTAGCAACAGGcaaaccttttttttttctagaCCAAACATTAAGCATACTCTGCCTACCTCAAGTTTAAACAACACTAGCAACTTGAGGCACAACAACTCAGGAGCAGCTCATGATCAGGGTGCAAATCATGTGGAGTGTGCTTAAAGCTGTAAGCTAGGGTACTAAAAGTGAGCTGCAAGTTGTGACTGCAGATGCCACTATACGTCTATACATCATGCATGTTTAACAACTCCAACAAAATCTTGGGCACAATCACATGGATGTTTAGTTTACTGTGCCCTGAGAAACATTCCAAGATCCATATCCAACTGTGCCTCCCTGTATGATCTATGGAGATCAAGCAGCTCAGCACTTTGCCTCCCTGTATGATCTATGGAGATCATTTAATCCACATCAGCTCAGCATTTAGCTTAAAGCTATCTGAGTCAGAAATATGCAATGTAGGCTCATGCAAGTGTATCAGCTTATTTGAGGCATAAAACTCATCTCAAAAGAACATCTTTTTTTTGCTGCTGGTCCCGTTGTGTTCTTCCCATGATCAGTCAGTCAGTCACAATTCAGAGCATGCAGATCAGGTATGTCTCTCCATTCATTGGCCATCATGAATCCAAGTCAAATGTCGAGCTTGACTCCATACGCATGGCGCACCTTTTCAGATTCTTTTTTTTAACAAAATGACTTTTCAGAGTGAAAAAAAATGATGTTCCCGCTTGTGCTAACATCACGTCCGATTTGGGCTTGAGATTAGTGCTCGTGCTCAGTCAGATGAGCTTTGCCATACTTGCAAGGCTGTCAACATCTAAAAAGGAATTTAAAAGCCAGTTTAAAAAATACCGATCAGGTAGAAATGCTTGATCCTTTCATATTCAGGTAGGTTGCCGCAAGAACAATGGCGGCCGCCGTAGCTCTGCCAGGCAGCTTCTTGCAGGGCGTGAGCTCGAGATCGATTCGATGCAGCAGCAGACAGGCGGAAGGGTCCGAATGATTCAGTGTCCCACAAGGCGCGGGCAGGCCATGCAAAGACGCAGCACGAAGCGATCGGAGAGAGAGCCGCGATGATGCGCATGATTCGCCGGTGTCCCCCGCGCCAGCGGCAAAAGCTCGCGGCGCCAACATTTCTGCGAGCAAAGGAGGAGCAGCGCCGCAGCTGCTGGGGCTTTGATGTTCTCCCGGGCAAATTCTGAAGACGCAAAAGCCGGTTCTGAAAAGAAGCGTAAAGATCGTGAGCAGGAGAGCCGGTTCTGAAAAGAAGCGTAAAGCGCCATGATCACTGATAAGCGCTGCAATTTGTGGAGCTAATGGAGGAGTAAAATAACTAAAAGATGATGAAATGTTTTCGTTTGAAATTTCAGGTACATCTCCAGGTGAGACACTGAAGATGCCTGCCGAGcgatttgggatccaattttGCTGTAGGTTCTTAGTGATCCATGGAGAACATGTCGAACAAATCGACATGCCGGTTATGCAGCTTTGAGAGACAAGCTCATGATGATGCACCACGAACTAGCAGCATACAGTAGTGGCAGAGGAATGGAACACCATGGCTTTTGAGCTTCTGATACCGGCATTGCAAGCATACATGTGGACCACCAGCAATGTTCAGAGCAGAGGGGTGACCAGACAAGACCAAACAATGCCTGCAAATTGCAAAGCTTTCCAGGCTTTAAAAGAAGCAAGGGCTCAGCTTTACACACATGTACATGAGACCAAATTACACCTTTCTCCTTTTTTGCTCTCTTTGTACACACACTCATCATAAAAGAATAGGCGGCTCTGACAGAACAAAATAGGATGGAGAGGTTCATCGTACAGTTGGAGTTGGCAGTTACCAAAGAATCCATGCAACACAATGCAAGGATATAATTGAAACTATGTGATGGGTTCATGTTAACTTCACCTTTCCTCTAATCTTGTGCATGCTTTTGTGTTCTGACGCAATTTGTTGAGGTTAGTTTTGCCTTTCGCTTCCCAAATTGACAGTAGAAATAAAGCGAAGGTCGTCCAAATGacagcaggaagtgaaagatcCAAACTGCAGCTTTTGCCTTTTAAGCTTTTTTTTGGGCAAGATGCCTTCGTGAAGTCTGTAGCTTTATCTTCTTTAATAGCGGTGTAGCCTTGTATGTGCAAAGGTGAAACAGAGTTGTAAGGCCTGGGTCACGTGAACTAATTAAAGTTGTGCATTGGCAAGATGAAACATGCATCTTTAATCTTTAAGTAGGCTATGCTGAAAACCATGGAACAATGTGCAAATCGCATGCGTATGTGTGGGCGGGGTTGGGAACACCGAACACCTCAGTATTACCGTGATAGCACATAAACTGGTTTACGAAAGATTTCAACTAAAATATAGATCCAAAGGTCATGCAATCATCTATCtacatataaacttgagttgaaCAAAGCTTGTGtaaggagagggaaaaaaagaaatgaACAAGTTGCGGATAAGACATGAATAGTTGCAACCGCAACAATCGTGCTAATTTCTCTTTGTTTTCCTGTTGCGTAGTTTttgtttaaattcaaaatttgcataagtttttgttcaaattcaaatttcgcGTTCATATAGATAATTGCATGCTCTATCCATTTATTATTTTTTTGATGCACCTGTTTATGTGACGTGAAGAATGGGCCGTGCGCGTGGTTTACTGGGCCGTAATCCTTTGGACTGCATTCGGATTCGCCTGTAAAAATCTGCGGCTGGTTTTTCCTCAATAATAATGCGCCATCGTCGTCTTTGTCAAAACGAAAAGACGGGCTTCAAAATTGACGTGTTTAAATTAGGCCCAATACGAGACAGGCCCACGTATAACTCTGGGCCTGAGATCCATGGAAGAAGGGAAGCGGGCTGTGTTGCGGCCCATTCAGCACGAAAAATGTCTCGTTCCTCCTCGATTTTTTCTGTCAGCACCACACCAGCCGGATTTAGCACCACCGACGACACCAATGGCTTCATAATCATGGTAATAAATTTGGTTCAGTGATGATCGAGTCCATCCAGCCGTCAGCCCTCGATCTAGCTGTCCGTCAAAATCCATGGCACAGGCCTGCAGAAATCTGTGCCCACGGCAAGCAACTTCTGAGCCCAAATATGCCATGGCCATGGAACAGCGAAGCAGGAGAGGTCGACACGTCGCGCAAGCTGTCGCCCATGGATGGAGTAGCTGGGACTGGGAGGGATCTCACTCTCTTCCCTTCACACCTGTACTGAAGCTTTGACCGATCCAGGTCAATAAACTCGCACACCTGAATCTGAATGGAATCTTTGGCTGAACCCGGCGAGCTGGTAGCTGCCGATGCTGCCGCCCTGCCACCGTCTCCACGACCGCCTCTGCAGCTCAGCTCGACCGCATGGGAGCACACGACacggcaccaccaccaccaccaccaccccacTGACCACCACCGCCGCAGCGGCCCAGAGCTCCAGACATGTCGTCCATGGCTCCATCGCCTCCGTCCATGCCCCGCGCTGCACGCGTTCTGCCGCGCGCAAGCCCCAGCGCATCTCCTCCTTTAATTTATGGAGCAACAGTCTCGGCTGCACTCACTGTTGCTGCACATGTGTCCATGGCACTGCAGCAGGCCGAGCTAAGCTCGAGCTGATGGCAGTCAGAGCTCAGAGGCCAGAGCATCGCGGAGCTGAAGTTGAACAGTGCGGCGAGCAGGGTCGTCGTCTCCCGGCCGGGTCCAGCCTGCCCCAGCAGCTTGTGAAGCACTGGCAGTGGCAGCAAGATCCACCCATGCCATGCATGCCAATGCCATTGCCATTGTATACTCATGGCATGGGGCACACGCAATCACCCAGCATGCATATAATGAAATAAACAATTGATCAGACAGTCGGTAGGGCAGTGCAAATAAAGAACAGGAGAAAAAGGAGATGGGGAAAAGATGTCCTGATCAGTGCCTGGTTCTTGGGCAAAATGaatgagaaaagaaaagccCCTTTGGTATTGTATGCTGCTGCTGCATGGCTGCAAGCTGACAGTGCTGAGGTGTGGAGCAATGGACAGCGGGGCCCTGCCCGGGATCCGGGCATGTGTTCAGATTTCCTCGAGCATTTCCTCCGCTAGCTTTTGGGTTTCAAGTGGGGTTTTCTAAGCCCCTGCGTGGCCGCTTGTCTGCCAGCCTCGCCGGTGATCCTCGTGTGTGTTAGGTACGGCGGCCAGGCCAAGCTGCCGATGCTGCGTCAGGAAGGCGTGCCGGCCGGGCTCCCTGTTCAGTTCCTACCGTCCGGTGGTGATCCACGCTCGTGTTGGCCCATGTACCAGCACGAGGTGAGAATCTTGGGAAATCTATCTTTTCGTTCAGTTCATCGATCCCTCTCGTTTCTTCAGAGATGCAGTGGCATTTGCTGGATGTGATCCACGAGCATATGTGAACGCAGCGTGTGCAGGGACCATGCATGCCATGCTGCCGCTATGCACGAGCAAGATGGGGTGCGGCAGCGAGCACACACACTTCGCACGGGGATGGAGTCACTGGCCACGGGCAAGCGGACGAGGACGAGGCTGAAGCCGACATGAGCCTGAGCCATGCTTGCTTCCTTGCACGCCGGGCTGCTGCCGGCCGCCTCCGCACGGGGGCACACGACGGGGACACATGGTGAGAACCGAGGACGGAGACGGACGGGCCCGCCGTGGAATTGCCTTGCCGGCGAGAAACGTCGCCGACAACACACGCACAGCCGTCGCCTCGTGTCATCGTGTGTCGCTCAGATATGCAGGTCGTCGATGCACGCAGGTGGTGTTTTTTCCGGCGAGAAAGATTCAGAGAAttgcgagagagagagagagagagagagagagagagagagagagagagagaagcgaaccgaccaccgtcgccggccggccgccatcTTTTCAACGCCCTTTTGACCCCCTCGCTCGCCGCCGATGCGTGCTTGTCCATCAGCGGATTCGGCCTTGGATCCGGCCCTTTTACCAGCGCAGCCGCGCACGCTAGCTTGACCTCCCGGCCCCTTGCTCTAATTGGCCATCTCCCGCTTTGACAAATCCGTCAGGTCAGACGATCCAACTTCGCCTCTCTGCTGAGTGGTGATCGACCTTCAAACGCTTCATTATGATCGCTGCTACTTCTAATCACATGTCCAACTCGGTGGTGGTGGCATCGTGTTAGTGCTTGCTAGGTCATGAACTACCCATGATAGATACTAATCCTGCCAAGGATAAGAACGCCAACAGCACCTGCCTGCATCTCTCCCTGTCGTTCATCCCTTCCTATATGTCAGAAACATCTAGTAAGCATCACTGTACATGTATGCTCTCCACTAATTAAAGAATGGAGCCGCCATTAGCATCCATCCATGCATGCTCGTGTGAATGAGTGTACTTATGCCATTGTTCTTATCAGAGCGTGCAGGGTGCAATATAGTAATGAGCCTGGCTTTGGACAG
The genomic region above belongs to Panicum hallii strain FIL2 chromosome 4, PHallii_v3.1, whole genome shotgun sequence and contains:
- the LOC112889793 gene encoding solanesyl-diphosphate synthase 1, mitochondrial isoform X1, with translation MSWRWALARRVAALAAGSGASGAAQAQRLLTTSSGAGAALLGRQHLPLASQIRSKVVGCRGAAFMSSRWLHDAQYQVRQDGDSRSQEHRDPFELVADDLSLVADRLRSMVAAEVPKLASAAEYFFKVGAEGKKFRPTVLLLMASALKFPLSESTEGGVLSILADKLRAPHLNIAEITEMIHVASLLHDDVLDDADTRRGVSSLNLVMGNKLSVLAGDFLLSRACVALAALGNTEVVSLMATAVEHLVTGETMQISTSREQRRSMEYYLQKTYYKTASLISNSCKAVAVLAGHTAEVSMLAYEYGRNLGLAFQLIDDVLDFTGTSASLGKGSLSDIRHGIITAPILYAMEEFPQLHEVVDSGFDNPANVELALDYLQKSRGIERTKELAREHANRAIKAIEALPDSDDEDVLTSRRALIDITERVITRTK
- the LOC112889793 gene encoding solanesyl-diphosphate synthase 1, mitochondrial isoform X2, whose product is MSSRWLHDAQYQVRQDGDSRSQEHRDPFELVADDLSLVADRLRSMVAAEVPKLASAAEYFFKVGAEGKKFRPTVLLLMASALKFPLSESTEGGVLSILADKLRAPHLNIAEITEMIHVASLLHDDVLDDADTRRGVSSLNLVMGNKLSVLAGDFLLSRACVALAALGNTEVVSLMATAVEHLVTGETMQISTSREQRRSMEYYLQKTYYKTASLISNSCKAVAVLAGHTAEVSMLAYEYGRNLGLAFQLIDDVLDFTGTSASLGKGSLSDIRHGIITAPILYAMEEFPQLHEVVDSGFDNPANVELALDYLQKSRGIERTKELAREHANRAIKAIEALPDSDDEDVLTSRRALIDITERVITRTK
- the LOC112889794 gene encoding uncharacterized protein LOC112889794 — encoded protein: MDESWRCTMGSVLPRQRSSDQQHAGGGHQGLAPDDFRDVYGGPPRTVLLRSFGGEAADYHSPAGHQYMNYGGAEAFCRRPYADGRAAAVPTEQGFFDDIFGARRRHVRSRSRSKSKSSSAVSSDELPSGFCRPVATGSRADATLSSFTSRLRPVTIPSRRYDSSPPSSTSTIGEYQSSFTCSTAAYPAARYYYGEAKAGRSNHSRAADGSAAAHRRRHQRGSSNFCCFTSNPETSSNAPSFRQTGGARSPAAETTITDYSGADYGYYYSPPSATSSSLFTNPLARTPRRLEEVVMEVRERAPLLMDDGDDIDSVGAAAVDEAIAWAKERFWSQAR